The Panicum virgatum strain AP13 chromosome 3N, P.virgatum_v5, whole genome shotgun sequence genome includes the window ACTAGGCTCAAATGGAGAGCAAGTTATCTACAACTACAGAAAGTGAAGCACCCAAGGCTGTGAATCAGGTTGTAGCTGATGTGCTGGCTGAGAAAACACGAAAGAATCAGTTCCTTCGCAATGTGGGGATCGAGGTTGCACAACCTACATCCAGTGAACAGAATGGTGCTGTCCCAGATCTGCAAGCAGAGAATGCTGAACTTCGGTCGATTATCAACACCCAACATAGACATATTGATGATTTGACAATGAAGCAAGCTGAGCTGGAAGCGAAACTTGAACTAGTGCTAAGTCAGGTTCGACGAAGTTAAGCAACTGCATATGTTGTTCTGCGGTACCACTGCTACCATtctgctgctgcatgctgcTGTCTTTTGCTGCTTTTGGTGGAGTGCCTATGTGCCATGGGATTGGATGTGTTCTGCAACAAACTTTTGTTGCTGCATCAGCATTTTGTTGCAGAACACATCATGGGTGTGATGTTGCTTCAACAAACTTGTTTGTTGTC containing:
- the LOC120663675 gene encoding uncharacterized protein LOC120663675; translated protein: MEDSKKMEICQTNKDNRGNVMLHQTTGSRSYMVFVENIADKYSGHEPDAFDLFKDCHYSKKMKGYTAAVQAAIAQMESKLSTTTESEAPKAVNQVVADVLAEKTRKNQFLRNVGIEVAQPTSSEQNGAVPDLQAENAELRSIINTQHRHIDDLTMKQAELEAKLELVLSQVRRS